A stretch of Rhizobium sp. TH2 DNA encodes these proteins:
- a CDS encoding DUF3108 domain-containing protein: protein MVKAFAATFLSFCTAFVPLAAGAEPVRHRADFDIQLAGLPFARASFNSRRDDNLYEIQVDFKSAGVGHMVSDLTAELVSTGVIENGGLQSQRYYLQYRKGKRHRLFETEFKDGDVVSTRIEPQRDRSRQKNWVPVMPEDLKAVTDPLAGLIQPGGSDPCKPLIPVYDGETRLDLTLEPRREDTFKTDGFDGKVVVCGMQYKPLAGYRKGSTEAEFLRRLKSMEIWFAKTERMNVYAPVFFSVPTRFGTLTMKATHFDG from the coding sequence ATGGTCAAAGCTTTTGCCGCTACATTCCTGTCGTTTTGCACAGCTTTCGTGCCTCTAGCGGCAGGGGCGGAGCCGGTCCGGCATCGCGCCGATTTCGACATCCAGCTGGCAGGACTGCCCTTCGCGCGCGCCAGCTTCAACTCCCGGCGCGATGACAATCTTTATGAGATCCAGGTCGATTTCAAATCGGCGGGCGTCGGCCACATGGTTTCGGACCTGACGGCCGAGCTCGTCTCCACCGGTGTGATCGAAAACGGTGGCTTGCAGTCCCAGCGCTATTATCTTCAGTATCGCAAGGGCAAGCGGCATCGACTGTTCGAGACCGAATTCAAGGACGGCGACGTCGTCTCGACCCGCATCGAGCCCCAGCGCGACCGCTCGCGCCAGAAGAACTGGGTGCCGGTCATGCCGGAAGATTTGAAGGCCGTGACCGACCCGCTCGCGGGATTGATCCAGCCCGGCGGCAGCGATCCATGCAAGCCGCTGATTCCTGTCTATGACGGCGAAACCCGGCTTGACCTGACCCTGGAACCTCGGCGCGAGGATACGTTCAAGACCGATGGTTTCGACGGCAAGGTCGTGGTCTGCGGCATGCAGTACAAGCCGCTCGCGGGCTATCGCAAGGGCAGCACCGAGGCCGAATTCCTGCGCCGCCTGAAGAGCATGGAGATCTGGTTTGCGAAAACGGAGCGAATGAATGTATATGCTCCGGTGTTTTTCTCCGTCCCGACAAGGTTTGGCACCCTCACCATGAAGGCCACGCATTTCGACGGATGA
- the rpmB gene encoding 50S ribosomal protein L28 → MSRVCELTGKGVLVGNNVSHANNKTKRRYLPNLCQVTLISDALGQRFRLRVSAHALRSVEHRGGLDAFLTKADASELSIRARLLKRQIEKKVAA, encoded by the coding sequence ATGTCCCGAGTTTGCGAACTGACCGGCAAGGGCGTCCTGGTTGGAAACAATGTCAGCCATGCGAACAACAAGACCAAGCGCCGCTATCTGCCGAACCTTTGCCAGGTGACGCTGATCTCCGACGCGCTCGGCCAGCGTTTCCGCCTGCGCGTTTCGGCACATGCCTTGCGTTCGGTCGAACATCGCGGCGGTCTCGATGCCTTCCTCACCAAGGCCGATGCCAGCGAACTGTCGATCCGCGCTCGCCTGCTGAAACGCCAGATCGAAAAGAAGGTCGCTGCCTGA
- a CDS encoding ABC transporter permease produces MYEALTALSDLSVLAFEPPGWGAVLLAGLINSMYIAFGGYALGMVIGLLGASGKLYGGVVTRDLLEVYTTVVRAVPELVLILILYYAGTEALNAVLIRIGIGQVDISGLVAGIVVIGVVLGAYLTEVIRGAIKAVPGGEIEAGRSYGMGPFQIFRRIIFPAMLPHALPGLGNYWLTTTKDTALLAVVGFTELTLATRQAAGATKHYMTFFLAAGAIYLTVSILSGIVIKIIEARFGRGLVRPT; encoded by the coding sequence ATGTATGAAGCCCTGACGGCCCTTTCGGATCTGAGCGTTCTGGCATTCGAGCCCCCCGGCTGGGGTGCTGTGCTCCTCGCGGGCTTAATCAATTCGATGTATATCGCCTTCGGCGGCTATGCGCTCGGCATGGTGATCGGATTGCTCGGCGCTTCGGGCAAGCTCTATGGCGGTGTCGTCACCCGCGATCTCCTCGAAGTCTACACGACCGTCGTCCGGGCCGTGCCCGAACTCGTTCTCATTCTCATACTCTACTACGCCGGCACCGAGGCGCTGAATGCCGTGCTGATCCGCATCGGCATCGGCCAGGTCGATATCAGCGGCCTGGTTGCTGGCATTGTGGTTATCGGAGTCGTGCTTGGGGCTTATCTGACAGAGGTCATACGCGGCGCGATCAAGGCGGTTCCGGGTGGCGAGATAGAAGCGGGACGCTCCTATGGCATGGGGCCGTTTCAGATTTTCCGCCGCATCATATTTCCCGCCATGCTGCCGCATGCGCTTCCGGGCCTCGGCAATTACTGGCTGACGACGACGAAGGATACGGCGCTTCTGGCCGTTGTCGGCTTCACCGAGCTGACGCTGGCCACCCGGCAGGCGGCAGGCGCCACTAAGCATTACATGACCTTCTTTCTCGCCGCAGGCGCGATCTACCTGACAGTCTCGATCCTGTCGGGCATTGTCATCAAGATCATCGAAGCGCGCTTCGGACGCGGTCTGGTGAGGCCAACCTGA
- a CDS encoding VUT family protein — MLTQRYTLVYIMLMTLVVVASNILVQYPVQGMLGAINLADLLTWGAFTYPFAFLVTDFTNRQFGPRYARIVVLCGFVVGVVLSWYLSLPRIAIASGLAFLLGQMLDISVFNRLRRQSWWHAPLAGSMLGSILDTVLFFSFAFAPAFSVFGPNDAYAIEHAPILGVMTEEAPRWISWALGDLSVKMLFAIVLLLPYGALMSTLKPMPGVAKV; from the coding sequence ATGCTGACCCAGCGCTATACCCTCGTCTACATCATGCTGATGACGCTTGTCGTCGTCGCCTCCAATATCCTCGTGCAGTATCCGGTGCAGGGCATGCTCGGCGCGATCAACCTCGCCGACCTCTTGACCTGGGGTGCCTTCACCTACCCCTTCGCCTTCCTGGTGACCGATTTCACCAATCGCCAGTTCGGGCCTAGATATGCGCGCATCGTCGTGCTTTGCGGTTTCGTCGTGGGCGTGGTGTTGTCCTGGTACCTTTCTCTTCCGCGTATTGCGATCGCGTCGGGCCTCGCCTTCCTTCTCGGCCAGATGCTCGATATCTCCGTCTTCAATCGGCTCCGTCGGCAGAGCTGGTGGCACGCGCCCCTCGCGGGCTCCATGCTGGGCTCGATCCTCGATACGGTGCTGTTCTTTTCGTTCGCGTTCGCCCCGGCCTTCTCGGTCTTCGGCCCGAACGATGCCTATGCGATCGAACACGCACCGATCCTCGGTGTCATGACGGAGGAAGCCCCACGCTGGATCTCCTGGGCGCTCGGCGATCTCTCGGTGAAGATGCTGTTTGCGATCGTGCTGCTGCTGCCCTACGGCGCGCTGATGAGCACGTTGAAGCCGATGCCTGGTGTGGCGAAGGTTTGA
- a CDS encoding ABC transporter permease subunit (The N-terminal region of this protein, as described by TIGR01726, is a three transmembrane segment that identifies a subfamily of ABC transporter permease subunits, which specificities that include histidine, arginine, glutamine, glutamate, L-cystine (sic), the opines (in Agrobacterium) octopine and nopaline, etc.) encodes MMSDTTTVQSTAVVDVAKRVNWFMPHRVIMMLVAAGLVILAATTMRWDWIPQYQNQLLVGIGRTLALLFSSAIVGMLFAIPLGLAQVTGPRPLGWLAAGFCGIIRGTPLLLQLWLLYYGLGSILAANPDFRKEYPEIFYYIRQAWPYGFLALMLSFAAYEGEVMRGAFKGVPRGELEAAKSYGMGRWTMFRRIWLPRALHRALPTLTGDTVLQLKSTPLVATITVVDAYGVISKVRQATYLTYEPLLLLALIYMILTGIMVVAFRYFENMVPSKR; translated from the coding sequence CTGATGAGCGACACCACCACCGTCCAAAGCACCGCTGTTGTCGATGTTGCCAAACGCGTCAACTGGTTCATGCCGCATCGGGTTATCATGATGCTGGTTGCGGCCGGTCTCGTCATCCTGGCCGCGACGACCATGCGATGGGACTGGATCCCGCAGTATCAAAACCAATTGCTGGTTGGCATAGGGCGGACGCTGGCATTGCTTTTCTCGAGCGCCATTGTCGGCATGCTTTTCGCCATTCCGCTTGGTCTCGCCCAGGTGACCGGTCCGAGGCCGCTCGGCTGGCTCGCAGCCGGCTTCTGCGGCATCATCCGCGGCACGCCGCTGCTGCTGCAGCTATGGCTGCTCTATTACGGCCTGGGTTCGATCCTGGCGGCAAACCCCGATTTCCGGAAGGAATATCCCGAGATATTCTATTATATCAGGCAGGCGTGGCCCTATGGCTTCCTGGCGCTGATGCTCTCGTTCGCCGCCTATGAGGGCGAGGTGATGCGCGGCGCCTTCAAGGGCGTGCCGCGTGGCGAACTCGAGGCCGCAAAGTCCTATGGTATGGGCCGTTGGACGATGTTCCGCCGCATCTGGCTGCCGCGCGCGCTCCACCGCGCATTGCCCACCCTGACCGGCGATACCGTGCTGCAGTTGAAATCGACGCCGCTGGTGGCGACGATTACCGTCGTCGATGCCTATGGCGTGATTTCGAAGGTCAGGCAGGCGACCTACCTGACCTATGAGCCGCTGCTGCTGCTCGCCCTGATCTATATGATCCTGACCGGCATCATGGTCGTCGCATTCCGCTATTTCGAGAACATGGTTCCGAGCAAGCGGTGA